From a region of the Dictyostelium discoideum AX4 chromosome 2 chromosome, whole genome shotgun sequence genome:
- the exosc10 gene encoding 3'-5' exonuclease, giving the protein MFSNNNTFNENGTTNDRVEQFSKQLFGGLVQAAKLSNNLPSEEDYSYYETFPEFKLKMNSLGKRLLNLAQNFVQSENPKSDLSLTDTNDVDDLSDRFSGIVDIVDGMIDKVDKTIDPKYNQNQTNIFISSTIQPGNSKKAGNEINMFYGNNIVRPQHKFEDPFDNNNFPFLPKIRSKPNAMVELDEVFKKSIPKEISFGKIIRSKEQEGIIFPHPYEYEINNFKYTEQQTQQCKEILARGLDETPFTWVETVRQLEELVEKLIHCQEIAIDLEHHSYRTYQGFTCLMQISTRSEDFLIDTLLLRSHIHMLNQVFTNPSIVKVLHGSDSDIKWLQRDFGVYIVNMFDTGQASRILEYPSASLAFLLKFYCAIDANKKYQLADWRIRKLPEEMIKYAREDTHYLLYIYDRLRNELISKGNKNLGSSGTSTNTSTSTTTQLNNHLLLEVLRRSRELSLLRYEKDILDDNSHINFAKKLNLQYSPTQLNVLKVLYHWREGLARDEDESVRYILPNQMMLTIVERQPTSVQELLTLCSPIPPSIKQHSHQLIQEILKARIEDPSKQPSFIPQLHSLLNNQSNVFYTQKQQQIQQQQIQQQQQVTAATVPQATTIKPIIQPPPPQQQQLQQPQQQQPIKTERSLSPVPNIKNHNSNSPVLTTDQLYKTAKWLSSDVDNATGNGNFGQSATTHVAMVNNLQPAFQSLTSIGKKSTCVSSVNQSNHSSTSISTNSLFDISSSGDDENHPDRKRSKRIASMVASSFEQSTYAPVFKPTQQLKSIDQQQQQSDNNNNNNNNNNGDGDNNQDSEITGGVSGNDDNDEMDYDDDDKSSKSSKSSRRSGNTGGGGGGTGASNGDEESDDDDDDDDDDEEDDDDESTNNNNNKDDDEDDEEDEDIDDESDDEKDSKHSNDSTSTSNSTTTTTTTTTANTSSSNLNNNQVPKSMQEIYQLSNMNRRRNKEKKKLKENSSISATTSLSTSPSSLLDSTNNPPKSKKDENASVTDTFSFLKEIGWINNEQSADSFKPVSQQLQQQPASSATATTTTTSTLSQPQQPSPQLNTSTQSNKSQIQSIPQQIQQQTQSLASSSSSSTTITTTTSGVVSKKQSKQTLQQQPSQQQPIQPSQQPQQPQQQQQQFVSFDYSQVSTIQQTNSNNPNQQQNFFNTDFQGTKKKSSSTGSVKAKSGTFVLYVLKFLLLVSYF; this is encoded by the exons atgttttcaaataataatacatttaatgaaaatggtaCAACAAATGATAGAGTTGAacaattttcaaaacaattatttggaGGTTTAGTTCAAGCAgctaaattatcaaataatttaccatcaGAAGAggattattcatattatgaAACATTCccagaatttaaattaaaaatgaattcattAGGAAAgagattattaaatttagcTCAAAATTTTGTACAATCTGAAAATCCAAAATCAGATTTATCATTAACTGATACAAATGATGTAGATGATTTATCCGATCGTTTTAGTGGTATTGTTGATATCGTTGATGGAATGATTGATAAAGTT gataaaacaattgatccaaaatataatcaaaatcaaaccaatatttttatatcatCAACTATTCAACCAGGAAATAGTAAAAAAGCAggaaatgaaataaatatgtTTTATGGTAATAATATAGTTAGACCACAACATAAATTTGAAGAtccatttgataataataatttcccATTTTTACCAAAAATTAGATCAAAACCAAATGCAATGGTTGAATTAGATGAAG tatttaaaaaatcaataccaaaagaaatttcatttggtaaaattattagaagtAAAGAACAAGAGGGTATAATATTTCCACATCCATATgaatatgaaattaataattttaaatatacagAACAACAAACTCAACAATGTAAAGAGATTTTAGCAAGAGGATTAGATGAGACACCATTTACATGGGTTGAAACTGTTAGACAATTGGAGGAATTGGTTGAAAAGTTAATTCATTGTCAAGAGATTGCCATCGATTTGGAGCATCATAGTTATAGAACTTATCAAGGGTTCACATGTTTAATGCAAATTTCAACACGTTCAGAGGATTTCTTAATTGATACCCTGCTATTAAGATCTCACATTCACATGTTGAATCAGGTTTTCACAAATCCATCGATTGTCAAGGTTTTACATGGTAGTGATAGCGATATAAAATGGTTGCAAAGGGATTTCGGTGTGTACATTGTAAATATGTTTGACACTGGTCAAGCCTCAAGAATACTTGAATACCCTTCCGCTTCACTAGCTTTCCTCTTAAAGTTTTATTGTGCAATCGatgcaaataaaaaataccaaTTAGCAGATTGGAGAATTAGAAAATTACCTGAAGAAATGATTAAATACGCTCGTGAAGATACTCATTacttattatatatttatgaTCGTTTAcgtaatgaattaatttcaaaaggtaataaaaatttaggtAGTAGTGGTACCAGTACCAACACCAGTACCAGTACCACCAcccaattaaataatcatttattattggAAGTTTTAAGACGTTCAAGAGAATTATCATTACTTCGTTATGAAAAGGATATTTTGGATGATAATAGCCATATTAATTTCGcaaagaaattgaatttacaaTATAGTCCAACTCAATTGAATGTATTGAAAGTACTCTATCATTGGAGAGAAGGTTTAGCAcgtgatgaagatgaaagtGTTCGTTATATCTTACCAAATCAAATGATGTTAACAATCGTTGAAAGACAACCAACTTCAGTACAAGAATTATTAACTCTTTGTTCACCAATTCCACCATCAATTAAACAACATTctcatcaattaattcaagagATTTTAAAAGCTAGAATTGAAGATCCTTCAAAACAACCATCTTTTATTCCACAATTACATagtcttttaaataatcaatcaaatgttttttatactcaaaaacaacaacaaattcaacaacaacaaattcaacaacaacaacaagttaCAGCAGCAACAGTACCACAAGCAACAACTATAAAACCAATTatacaaccaccaccaccacaacaacaacaactacaacaaccacaacaacaacaaccaattaaaaCAGAAAGATCATTATCACCAGtaccaaatattaaaaatcataATTCAAATAGTCCAGTTTTAACAACAGATCAATTATATAAAACAGCAAAATGGTTATCAAGTGATGTTGATAATGCAACGggtaatggtaattttgGACAATCAGCAACGACTCATGTTGCAAtggttaataatttacaaccAGCTTTTCAATCGTTAACTTCAATTGGTAAGAAATCAACTTGTGTTTCAAGTGTAAATCAAAGTAATCACTCAAGTACTTCAATCTCTACCAATAGTTTATTCGATATTTCAAgtagtggtgatgatgaaaatcatCCAGATAGAAAGAGATCCAAAAGAATAGCTTCAATGGTTGCTTCTTCTTTTGAACAATCAACTTATGCTCCAGTTTTTAAACCAACTCAACAattgaaatcaattgatcaacaacaacaacaaagtgataataataataataataataataataataatggcgatggtgataataatcaaGATAGTGAAATTACAGGTGGTGTAAGTggaaatgatgataatgatgaaatggattatgatgatgatgataaatctTCAAAATCTTCAAAATCTTCAAGAAGATCAGGTAATACAGGTGGTGGAGGAGGTGGAACAGGGGCTTCAAATGGTGATGAGGAAAGTGATGACGACgacgacgatgatgatgatgacgaagaagatgacgatgatgaaagtaccaataataataataataaagatgatgaCGAAGATGATGAGGAGGATGAagatattgatgatgaaagtGATGACGAAAAAGATTCTAAACATTCAAATGATTCAACATCAACTTCTAattcaacaactacaaccaccACGACCACCACTGCAAATACAAGTagttcaaatttaaataataatcaagttCCAAAGAGTATGCAagaaatttatcaattatcaaatatgaatagaagaagaaataaagaaaagaaaaagttaaaagaaaattcatcaatttctGCAACTACTTCACTATCAACTTCACCATCATCTTTATTAGATTCAACTAATAATCCaccaaaatctaaaaaagatgaaaatgcTTCTGTCACTGATACTTTTTCATTCTTGAAAGAAATTGGTTGGattaataatgaacaatCTGCTGATTCTTTTAAACCAGTTtcacaacaattacaacaacaaccagcATCatcagcaacagcaacaacaacaacaacatcaacattatctcaaccacaacaaccatcGCCACAATTAAATACATCAACTCAATCTAATAAATCTCAAATACAATCAATAcctcaacaaattcaacaacaaactcAATCATtagcatcatcatcatcatcatcaactactataactacaacaactagcGGCGTTGTTTCTAAAAAACAATCTAAACAaacattacaacaacaaccatctcaacaacaaccaattcaaccatcccaacaaccacaacaaccacaacaacaacaacaacaatttgtCTCATTTGATTATTCACAAGTTTCAACTATACAgcaaacaaattcaaataatccaaatcaacaacaaaacttTTTCAATACCGATTTCCAAGGAACAAAGAAAAAATCTTCTTCAACTGGATCAGTGAAGGCTAAATCCGGTACTTTCGTATTGTatgtattaaaatttttattattagttagttatttttaa
- a CDS encoding acetoacetyl-CoA thiolase, protein MISNLSKVLNSNVKRMYTTAKNLESVVIVSAVRTPIGSIGGSLSTIPGTKLSSITIEEAVKRAGIKPSDVDEAIIGNVISANLGQAPARQCALGAGLEQKTITTTINKVCSSGMKAIVFGAQSIALGHSKTVVAGGFESMSQVPYYADKMRFGAKYGNQTFIDGLVRDGLADAYNGSAMGVCGDDCADKYKITREQQDKFAVDSYLRALEAQKNGFFNDEIVQVPIVGRGGKVTYVVEDEEPKKVLFDKIPNLKPAFTPNGTVTPANASKLNDGASSVILMSESHAKELGLKPLARIIGYADAEQAPIEFPTAPALAIPKALKNAGINMSQVDLFEINEAFAVVGLANAKILDIDHNKLNVNGGAVALGHPIGSSGCRIVVTLTHLLQNKNLKYGVAAICNGGGGSTALVLEKL, encoded by the exons ATGATTTCAAACCtttcaaaagttttaaaCTCAAAT gTAAAGAGAATGTATACTACAGCAAAAAACCTTGAATCAGTTGTAATTGTTTCAGCAGTTAGAACAccaattggttcaattggtGGTTCATTATCAACAATACCAGGTAcaaaattatcatcaataaCAATTGAAGAAGCAGTAAAGAGAGCAGGTATTAAACCATCAGATGTTGATGAAGCAATCATTGGTAATGTAATTTCAGCCAATTTAGGACAAGCACCAGCACGTCAATGTGCATTGGGAGCTGGTTTAGAACAAAAAACCATCACAACCACCATCAATAAAGTATGTTCATCAGGTATGAAAGCAATTGTATTTGGCGCACAATCAATCGCATTGGGTCACAGCAAAACTGTGGTTGCAGGTGGTTTCGAATCAATGTCACAAGTGCCATACTATGCCGATAAAATGAGATTCGGTGCAAAGTATGGCAACCAAACATTCATCGATGGTTTGGTTAGAGATGGTTTAGCCGACGCATACAACGGAAGTGCTATGGGTGTTTGTGGAGATGATTGTGCCGATAAATATAAGATCACTCGTGAACAACAAGATAAATTCGCTGTAGATAGTTATTTGCGTGCCCTCGAAGCTCAAAAGAATGGTTTCTTCAATGACGAGATTGTTCAAGTTCCAATCGTTGGTCGTGGTGGTAAAGTCACCTATGTCGTCGAGGATGAAGAGCCAAAGAAAGTACTCTTTGATAAAATTCCAAACTTAAAACCAGCTTTTACCCCAAATGGTACAGTCACACCTGCCAACGCTTCAAAATTGAATGATGGTGCTTCTTCAGTCATTTTGATGAGTGAAAGTCATGCAAAGGAATTGGGTCTCAAACCATTAGCCCGTATTATTGGTTATGCCGATGCTGAACAAGCACCAATCGAATTCCCAACTGCACCAGCTCTTGCCATTCCAAAGGCACTTAAAAATGCAGGTATCAATATGTCACAAGTTGATCTCTTTGAAATCAATGAAGCCTTTGCTGTTGTTGGTCTTGCAAATGCAAAGATCTTAGATATCGATCATAATAAACTCAATGTTAATGGTGGTGCCGTTGCATTAGGTCATCCAATTGGTTCATCAGGTTGTCGTATTGTTGTTACTCTTACTCATTTacttcaaaataaaaatcttaaaTATGGTGTTGCTGCTATttgtaatggtggtggtggtagtactGCTTTAGTTTtagaaaaattataa
- the DG1106 gene encoding Kelch repeat-containing protein, with product MFVDSNGYQFYPQCFICKKLFTHPKTLRCNHSFCSDCLELNSFSRSKQMLYHCRICGDKTSSHEAWNNEQLTRYANEFKNYQLNGSIGGIVVNVNGNGHYNNNNNNNNNNININKNNNGGINNNINNNNNGIINGNGSGNGNGNGNGNGSSGGNTAPIGSPNMNGMKPPPPLLNSLNGITNLSNLNLGNINNNNNPSSPRGNAGGTVHQSPLLHHTSPSPIGSPAPSPYLLSSQLSPRSALPPQNGSGQFSPRIHPSSNSGGGGSSQFSPLMVPPLPLNPLSSPSMMQLLTDDETTSVSTLNKYNNNINNNSNHHQHLNHHQPQQPQPQVQPQSQPQPQPQSTFQTQSPIQPPPPIQQYYSKNNNNEQHPSFSNHSPNIFGGFSPLVNGPTNVYNVNVQQSPHIRPTNSSTSSSVPSSPVIMGSNNFNHINNNNNNNINSNNNNNNNNNENINNNHNQFLYSCNNNNNNNTNNINNNNNNNNNNNNIGSNNNNNNNNINNSHHIYKSNSNNNIFINNNSLINNSNNSNNNNITNNNNLIISQTYINDNIFFITNNECLLHNSEIQYYCFECCSGVCAKCIYIDNQHYGHALKSLNDILNETKQDYKATKQYLNQVRNKLHIQREISEQAIQCQPDLNTQKQKIKMKINTITQQLLNQVDQDFNEFKNSLEIKRNLINQLLSDIEFEHKQNKKNEQKQIQQNKRGHYSNNIIINSNNNSNNHQQQIINDQMEYLELGNSNPTSPALHSSSSSSSITSTSSSTSSSTSSISSSSSSSSSSKTSSPNSKGLIQQINSLMNKKKPLLQSIQNSIQVSNIERSSTWCLDLVENKLNLSSSSSSSSSQQQQQQQQQQQQQQQQQQQQQQQQQQQNKNNNNNNISAPNSPIQNKLIESNNEEIINIINSTSLNLIRKSNLTIKFTIRFIYAIGGQLKQSVECYSIQQNKWNYVSPMNFHRNRISAVFDGKQYIYVFGGECPGGFEKSVERYCIHDNKWVMGKEMPRERSRHATVFDGQRYIYIVGGKDQTWFSNQIDRFDILTQEYQSLKKMKVPRSDLSAIYDPRNGGSIYAIGGFNGKALDIIEQYDIQSDKWVKVGKMRKQRDGPGAVYDGNNHIYVMGGSFGGRKISNNLERMNIETWEWESLSDMKKPIDVRNSAIFDGTGNIYVIGGYFSEVLAENQCYNIEKNEWNYLEPMIEPREGNALTYVEFQV from the coding sequence ATGTTTGTTGATAGCAATGGATATCAATTTTACCCACAATgctttatttgtaaaaaattatttactcATCCAAAAACTTTGAGATGTAATCACAGTTTTTGTAGTGATTGCCTAGAACTCAACAGTTTTTCAAGATCAAAACAAATGCTTTACCATTGCAGAATATGTGGTGATAAAACTAGTTCTCATGAAGCATGGAATAATGAGCAACTTACAAGATATGCAAacgaatttaaaaattatcaattaaatggtAGTATTGGCGGTATCGTTGTAAATGTAAATGGAAATGgtcattataataataataataataataacaataataatatcaatattaataaaaataacaatggcggtataaataataatataaataacaataataatggtattattaatggtaatggtagtggtaatggtaatggtaatggtaatggtaatggtagtagtggtggtaatacAGCGCCAATAGGAAGTCCAAATATGAATGGAATGAAACCTCCCCCACCACTATTAAATAGCTTGAATGGTATTACAAATTTAagtaatttgaatttgggcaatattaataataacaataatccATCATCACCAAGGGGAAATGCAGGTGGTACCGTACATCAATCACCACTTCTTCATCATACATCTCCTTCCCCCATCGGGTCACCTGCACCATCACCATATTTATTATCTTCACAATTATCACCAAGAAGTGCACTACCCCCTCAAAATGGTAGTGGCCAATTCTCACCAAGAATTCATCCATCATCTAATAGTGGAGGAGGTGGGAGTAGTCAATTTTCACCATTAATGGTACCACCATTGCCATTAAATCCTTTATCTTCACCTTCGATGATGCAATTACTAACGGACGATGAAACAACAAGTGTttcaactttaaataaatataataataatattaataataatagtaatcatcatcaacatcttaatcatcatcaaccccaacaaccacaaccacaggTTCAACCACaatcacaaccacaacctCAACCACAATCAACTTTTCAAACTCAATCTCCAATTCAACCACCTCCACCAATTCAACAATAttatagtaaaaataataataacgagCAACAtccatcattttcaaatcatTCACCAAATATTTTTGGTGGATTTAGTCCACTTGTAAATGGACCTACCAATGTATATAATGTAAACGTACAACAGTCACCACATATAAGACCAACCAATAGTTCAACCTCATCTAGTGTCCCAAGTAGTCCAGTAATAATGGGgtcaaataatttcaatcatattaataataataataataataatattaatagtaataataataataataataataataatgaaaatataaataataatcataatcaatttttgtacagttgtaataataataataataataatactaataatattaataataataataataataataataataataataatattggcagcaataataataataataataataatattaataatagccatcatatatataaatcaaatagcaataataatatttttataaataataatagcctaattaataatagcaataatagtaataataataatattactaataataataatttaattatatcacAAACatatattaatgataatatatttttcattacAAATAATGAATGTTTATTACATAATTCAGAGATacaatattattgttttgaaTGTTGTAGTGGTGTTTGTGCAAAATGTATATATATCGATAATCAACACTATGGACATGccttaaaatcattaaacgATATATTAAATGAAACTAAACAAGATTATAAGGCAACCAAACAATATCTAAATCAAGTACGTAATAAATTACACATTCAAAGGGAGATCTCTGAACAAGCCATTCAATGTCAACCCGATTTGAATactcaaaaacaaaaaattaaaatgaaaatcaataCAATCACTCAACAACTTTTAAATCAAGTTGATCAAGAtttcaatgaatttaaaaactctttggaaattaaaagaaatttaattaatcaattattatctgatattgaatttgaacataaacaaaataaaaagaatgaacaaaaacaaatacaacaaaatAAACGTGGTcattatagtaataatattattattaatagcaataataatagtaataatcatcaacaacaaataattaatgatCAAATGGAATATTTAGAACTTGGCAATTCAAATCCAACATCACCTGCGCTacattcttcttcttcatcatcttctatAACTTCCACTTCTTCATCCACTTCTTCATCCACTtcttcaatatcatcatcatcttcttcatcatcttcttcaaaaACCTCATCTCCAAATTCAAAAGgattaattcaacaaattaattcattaatgaataaaaagaaacctttattacaatcaattcaaaattcaattcaagtttcaaatattgaaagAAGTTCAACTTGGTGTTTAGATTtagttgaaaataaattaaatttatcatcatcatcatcatcatcatcatctcaacaacaacaacaacaacaacaacaacaacaacaacaacaacaacaacaacaacaacaacaacaacaacaacaacaacaaaataaaaataataataataataatataagtGCGCCAAATTCACCaatacaaaataaattaattgaatcaaataatgaagaaattattaatattattaattcaacatcattaaatttaattagaaaatcaaatttaacaattaaatttacaattagatttatttatGCAATTGGTGGACAATTGAAACAATCGGTTGAATGTTATTCAatacaacaaaataaatggAATTATGTATCACCAATGAATTTCCATCGTAATAGAATTTCAGCGGTTTTCGATGGTAaacaatatatatatgtttttGGTGGTGAATGTCCAGGTGGTTTCGAGAAATCCGTAGAACGTTATTGTATTCATGATAATAAATGGGTAATGGGTAAAGAAATGCCAAGAGAGAGATCGAGACATGCCACAGTTTTCGATGGTCAACGTTATATCTATATCGTTGGTGGTAAGGATCAAACTTGGTTCTCTAATCAAATCGATCGTTTTGATATTCTCACTCAAGAGTATCAAAGtctaaagaaaatgaaagtACCAAGATCCGATCTATCAGCTATCTATGATCCACGTAATGGTGGCTCTATTTATGCTATTGGTGGTTTCAATGGAAAAGCTTTGGATATCATTGAACAATATGATATTCAATCCGATAAATGGGTAAAGGTTGGTAAAATGAGAAAACAACGTGATGGACCTGGTGCTGTTTACGATGGAAATAATCATATCTACGTTATGGGTGGTAGTTTTGGTGGTagaaaaatttcaaataaccTAGAACGTATGAATATTGAAACTTGGGAATGGGAAAGTCTTTCCGATATGAAAAAGCCAATAGATGTTCGCAATTCTGCAATCTTTGATGGTACTGGTAATATCTATGTCATTGGTGGTTACTTTTCTGAGGTTTTAGCTGAAAATCAATgttataatattgaaaagaaTGAATGGAATTATTTAGAACCAATGATTGAACCACGTGAAGGTAATGCTTTAACTTATGTTGAATTTcaagtttaa